Proteins co-encoded in one Dreissena polymorpha isolate Duluth1 chromosome 12, UMN_Dpol_1.0, whole genome shotgun sequence genomic window:
- the LOC127853040 gene encoding uncharacterized protein LOC127853040 yields MKWGDVSLEVDPSSGRQFITLSKERQTKTRTGANVRDTRANQPIAYEIRDDPQRDPVHLYKTFRDRRPTDMLVADSPFFLSVCTPAQKGWYKKSAMGVNTLYNIMNELKTDAGIEEARITPYSVRKRMVQKLNDEGVPANQIVQISGHKNINSINNYSKLNNQQSMTISDILSDSSRPNSILPRAPARPAMSTHNFGDSCEMPMGRGFFMNSHFHGNVVFNFNRKEQNTLSQQQVQQHSHVHHDSSSPDIVRQSFKRIRMIPSDSDSD; encoded by the exons ATGAAATGGGGCGATGTCTCTCTAGAAGTTGATCCGAGCTCCGGGCGTCAGTTCATTACGTTGTCTAAGGAACGTCAGACGAAGACAAGGACTGGTGCTAATGTTCGCGATACCAG ggcaAATCAGCCAATAGCCTATGAGATACGTGATGATCCTCAACGTGATCCTGTTCATCTGTACAAAACATTCCGCGACAGACGGCCTACTGACATGTTGGTTGCAGACTCTCCATTTTTCTTGAGTGTTTGTACACCAGCCCAAAAAGGCTGGTATAAGAAATCGGCAATGGGAGTAAATACGCTGTACAATATCATGAATGAGCTGAAAACAGATGCAGGAATTGAAGAGGCACGCATAACACCATACAG TGTGAGAAAACGCATGGTGCAGAAGTTAAATGATGAAGGAGTCCCAGCTAATCAAATAGTTCAAATTTCGGGCCATAAAAACATCAACAGCATCAACAactacagcaaattgaacaaccagCAGTCAATGACCATTTCTGACATTTTGTCAGACTCGTCACGTCCAAACAGCATCTTGCCTCGGGCTCCCGCTCGTCCTGCAATGTCCACACACAATTTCGGGGATTCCTGTGAGATGCCGATGGGAAGAGGATTTTTCATGAACTCTCACTTTCATGGAAACGTTGTGTTCAACTTCAATCGAAAGGAACAAAACACGCTGTCTCAGCAGCAAGTCCAACAACACAGCCATGTGCATCATGATTCTTCCAGCCCTGACATCGTGCGGCAATCGTTCAAGAGGATTAGAATGATCCCCAGTGACAGTGATAGCGATTAA